From the genome of Flavobacterium luteolum, one region includes:
- a CDS encoding 1,4-dihydroxy-2-naphthoyl-CoA synthase — translation MDWITAREFEDITYKKCNGVARIAFNRPNVRNAFRPKTTSELYQAFYDAQEDTSIGVVLLSAEGPSTKDGVYSFCSGGDQNARGHQGYVGDDGQHRLNILEVQRLIRFMPKVVIAVVPGWAVGGGHSLHVVCDMTLASKEHAIFKQTDADVTSFDGGYGSAYLAKMVGQKKAREIFFLGRNYSAQEAFEMGMVNAVIPHDELEATAYEWAQEILQKSPTSIKMLKFAMNLTDDGMVGQQVFAGEATRLAYMTEEAKEGRNAFLEKRKPNFGENKWLP, via the coding sequence ATGGATTGGATTACAGCCAGAGAATTTGAAGATATAACTTATAAAAAATGCAATGGAGTAGCAAGAATAGCATTTAACAGACCAAATGTTAGAAATGCTTTCCGACCTAAAACTACTTCAGAATTATACCAAGCTTTTTATGATGCTCAAGAAGATACTTCAATTGGTGTAGTTTTACTTTCAGCTGAAGGACCTTCTACAAAAGATGGAGTTTATTCTTTTTGCAGTGGCGGCGATCAAAATGCACGCGGACACCAAGGATATGTTGGAGACGATGGGCAGCACCGTTTAAACATTTTAGAAGTACAGCGTTTAATTCGTTTTATGCCAAAAGTAGTTATCGCAGTAGTTCCTGGATGGGCTGTAGGTGGTGGACATAGCTTACACGTAGTGTGCGATATGACGCTTGCAAGTAAAGAACATGCTATTTTTAAACAAACAGATGCCGATGTAACTAGTTTTGATGGCGGTTACGGATCTGCTTATTTGGCCAAAATGGTCGGACAGAAAAAAGCACGTGAAATCTTCTTTTTAGGTAGAAATTACTCTGCTCAAGAAGCTTTTGAAATGGGAATGGTAAATGCTGTAATTCCGCATGACGAACTAGAAGCAACTGCTTATGAATGGGCTCAAGAAATTCTTCAAAAATCACCAACTTCTATAAAAATGCTAAAATTTGCAATGAACTTAACAGATGACGGAATGGTCGGACAGCAAGTTTTTGCAGGAGAAGCAACTCGTTTGGCTTATATGACCGAAGAGGCAAAAGAAGGAAGAAACGCTTTCTTAGAAAAAAGAAAACCAAACTTTGGCGAAAATAAGTGGTTACCGTAA
- a CDS encoding CvfB family protein, with protein sequence MLEIGKYNTLTILRDTKVGLFLGSPEKDPEGVHDVLLPNKYVPKVFEIGEELIVFVYLDHEQRPVATTLVPYILLNEFALLRVNYINNVGAFMDWGMEKDILVPFKEQARPMEKGKRYLVYLYMDKQTNRLVASSKTNQFLSNDNLTVEKGEEVDLIVSHITDMGINVIINEQHKGLLYKDEVYDDSIRTGDRMRGYIKTIRPDNKIDVALQPQGVESIEPNAEKILNELRASRGFLRLNDNSHPEDIKTVLKMSKKSFKKAIGSLYKEKLIEIKDDGIYLVKE encoded by the coding sequence ATGCTAGAAATAGGAAAATACAATACTCTAACTATATTACGTGATACCAAAGTAGGTTTGTTTTTAGGAAGTCCTGAAAAAGACCCAGAAGGAGTTCACGATGTTTTGCTTCCCAATAAATATGTACCTAAAGTATTTGAAATTGGAGAAGAACTAATCGTTTTTGTTTATCTTGATCACGAACAGAGACCTGTGGCAACAACATTGGTGCCTTATATTTTATTGAATGAATTTGCTCTTTTAAGGGTGAATTATATTAATAATGTGGGGGCTTTTATGGATTGGGGAATGGAGAAAGATATTCTGGTTCCATTCAAAGAACAAGCGCGTCCAATGGAAAAAGGAAAACGGTACTTGGTTTACTTGTACATGGATAAACAAACAAATCGTCTTGTGGCTTCAAGTAAAACCAATCAATTTTTGAGCAACGACAATTTAACAGTTGAAAAAGGCGAAGAAGTTGACTTAATTGTTTCTCATATTACCGATATGGGAATCAATGTTATTATAAACGAGCAACATAAAGGACTTTTGTATAAAGATGAAGTTTATGACGATTCAATAAGAACTGGCGATAGAATGCGCGGTTATATCAAAACCATTCGTCCTGATAACAAAATTGATGTTGCGCTTCAGCCGCAAGGTGTTGAAAGTATAGAACCAAATGCCGAGAAAATTCTTAATGAGTTAAGAGCAAGCAGAGGTTTTCTTAGATTGAATGACAATTCTCATCCCGAAGATATTAAGACAGTTTTAAAAATGAGTAAAAAATCATTTAAAAAAGCGATTGGATCTCTGTATAAAGAAAAATTGATCGAAATAAAAGACGATGGGATTTATCTGGTAAAAGAATAA
- the menD gene encoding 2-succinyl-5-enolpyruvyl-6-hydroxy-3-cyclohexene-1-carboxylic-acid synthase has protein sequence MIYPKIALAQSIIEILSAKGIVNIIISPGSRNAPLTIGFAQNPKFTCYSIADERCAAFFALGIAQQTKQPTAIVCTSGSALLNYYPALAEAFYSQIPLIVISADRPQSKIDIGDGQTIRQENVFANHSVFNANLTEEASEENDLKINLAIETAILKKGPVHINAPFEEPLYETTEELSVKPKITVPNPENFPHTIENSDEFVSVWNNAKRKLILVGVNEANSIDQEIIENLASDPSVVVLKETTSNLHHESFINSIDTLITPFDDFDFKKFNPEVLITFGGMVVSKRIKGFLRKYKPKEHWHIDTLRAYDTFGALTKHFEMKPNDFFKDLLSKTSFVKSNYFNNVDTVYQTRLEKRKDYLSKIEFSDFKVFEKVIESLRKNSMLQISNSSAIRYAQLIDIDNSIEVFCNRGTSGIDGSTSTAIGAAVGNQKQTVFITGDISFLYDSNALWNSYIPKNFKIILINNGGGGIFRILPGHQEKPVFNTYFETSHKLTAEHLAKMYQLNYFTANDNDSLENALRELYNSDDTPGILEIFTPTAQNDVILKQYFKHLI, from the coding sequence ATGATTTACCCCAAAATAGCGCTTGCACAAAGCATTATCGAAATTTTATCTGCCAAAGGCATTGTTAATATCATAATTTCTCCAGGATCTAGAAATGCACCGTTAACTATCGGATTTGCTCAAAATCCAAAATTTACTTGTTATAGTATTGCAGATGAACGTTGTGCTGCCTTCTTTGCTTTAGGAATTGCACAGCAGACCAAACAGCCGACAGCTATTGTTTGTACTTCAGGATCTGCTTTATTAAACTATTATCCTGCTCTTGCTGAAGCATTTTACAGCCAGATTCCATTAATTGTAATTTCTGCCGATCGTCCGCAAAGTAAAATCGATATTGGTGACGGACAAACCATTCGTCAGGAAAATGTGTTTGCTAATCATTCTGTTTTTAATGCCAATTTAACCGAAGAAGCATCAGAAGAAAATGATTTAAAAATCAATCTAGCAATTGAAACCGCAATTCTTAAAAAAGGTCCAGTACATATTAATGCACCTTTCGAAGAACCCTTATATGAAACCACAGAAGAACTTTCTGTAAAACCAAAAATCACAGTTCCAAATCCAGAAAATTTTCCTCACACTATAGAAAATAGCGATGAATTTGTTTCTGTTTGGAATAATGCCAAACGAAAATTAATTTTAGTTGGAGTTAATGAAGCAAATAGTATTGACCAGGAAATCATTGAAAATTTAGCTTCAGATCCGTCGGTAGTAGTGCTTAAAGAAACGACTTCAAATCTTCATCATGAGAGTTTTATTAATTCAATTGATACTTTAATTACGCCTTTTGATGATTTTGATTTTAAGAAATTTAACCCTGAAGTTTTAATAACTTTTGGAGGAATGGTTGTCTCAAAAAGAATTAAAGGCTTTTTGCGAAAATACAAACCAAAAGAGCATTGGCATATTGATACTTTGCGAGCATATGATACATTTGGAGCATTGACAAAACATTTTGAAATGAAACCAAATGATTTCTTTAAAGATCTACTTTCAAAAACGTCTTTTGTAAAAAGTAATTATTTTAATAATGTAGATACGGTTTACCAAACGAGATTAGAGAAAAGAAAAGACTATTTGAGTAAAATAGAATTTTCGGATTTTAAAGTTTTTGAAAAAGTAATCGAATCATTACGTAAAAATAGCATGTTACAGATAAGTAACAGTTCTGCTATTCGTTACGCACAATTGATTGATATTGATAATTCTATTGAAGTTTTCTGTAATCGAGGAACAAGTGGAATCGACGGAAGTACTTCTACTGCAATTGGTGCAGCTGTTGGAAACCAAAAACAAACTGTTTTTATTACAGGAGACATTAGTTTTTTATATGACAGTAATGCTTTATGGAATTCCTATATTCCTAAAAACTTCAAAATTATTCTAATTAATAATGGTGGAGGAGGAATCTTTAGAATTTTACCAGGGCATCAGGAAAAGCCTGTTTTTAATACTTATTTTGAAACATCGCATAAACTGACAGCAGAACATTTGGCAAAGATGTATCAATTGAATTATTTCACGGCAAATGATAACGATTCATTAGAAAATGCTTTGCGAGAATTATATAATTCAGATGATACACCTGGAATTTTGGAAATTTTTACTCCGACTGCCCAGAACGATGTGATTTTAAAGCAGTATTTCAAACATTTAATCTAA
- a CDS encoding thioredoxin family protein, protein MRFLFILFLSVTFQTIDAQNKFVPVDVPYKTALENAKKERKPVFVMLYADWCPHCNLMKTEVLSDPAIMEFLNKNFICTYKNIEKEEGIALKNQFNTKSLPTFLFLDSNETLIYALKGEMKKPEFQNELNNALNPKMQLPYLEKQFLADPSNSDKFFVYLNTLKKGKDRTDLSVPTHIYLDTQSEKQLVSELNWRVIANGVTDIKSREFQYVINHQKEFAAVASQSRVDRKIESIVNELLRPLVDNLDTINYYKQREIAKSIRLQKTDSLVFKYDLTLAERTEKWDFYKKVTLEDTQKLVWNDASFLKDIGNTYFKHIKDKESLKKAIFWVDRSLELSDSYDGNLLEAKLYNKIKDKKKALEYAKNAKAIAKEMDWNSKEADTLLAELNTK, encoded by the coding sequence ATGCGTTTCTTATTTATACTTTTTTTATCTGTTACTTTTCAAACTATTGACGCACAAAATAAGTTTGTGCCTGTTGATGTTCCTTACAAAACAGCTTTAGAAAATGCAAAAAAAGAAAGAAAACCGGTTTTTGTAATGCTTTATGCAGATTGGTGTCCGCATTGTAATTTAATGAAAACAGAAGTTTTAAGTGATCCAGCTATTATGGAATTTTTAAATAAAAATTTCATCTGCACTTATAAAAATATAGAAAAAGAGGAAGGAATTGCTTTAAAGAATCAATTCAATACAAAATCGCTCCCTACATTTTTATTTCTTGACAGCAATGAAACGCTGATTTATGCATTAAAAGGCGAAATGAAAAAGCCTGAATTTCAGAATGAACTAAACAATGCATTAAATCCAAAAATGCAATTGCCATATTTAGAAAAACAGTTTCTTGCAGATCCTAGCAATTCTGACAAATTCTTTGTTTATCTGAATACTTTAAAAAAAGGAAAAGACAGGACAGATTTGTCAGTTCCAACTCATATTTATTTAGACACACAATCTGAAAAACAATTGGTAAGCGAATTAAACTGGCGTGTAATTGCCAATGGTGTAACCGATATTAAATCTAGAGAATTTCAGTATGTTATAAATCATCAGAAAGAATTTGCTGCTGTAGCTTCTCAAAGCCGTGTTGACCGAAAAATCGAAAGTATTGTAAATGAATTGCTTCGTCCTTTGGTTGATAATTTAGACACTATAAATTATTACAAACAAAGAGAAATTGCTAAATCTATTCGATTGCAAAAAACAGATTCTCTAGTTTTTAAATATGATTTAACTTTAGCAGAAAGAACCGAAAAATGGGATTTTTATAAAAAAGTTACGCTTGAAGATACTCAGAAATTAGTTTGGAACGATGCTAGCTTTTTGAAAGATATTGGAAATACTTATTTTAAGCATATTAAAGATAAGGAGAGTTTAAAAAAAGCTATTTTCTGGGTTGATCGCTCTTTAGAATTAAGCGATTCTTACGATGGAAATTTGCTTGAGGCCAAACTTTATAACAAAATAAAAGATAAAAAGAAAGCTTTAGAATATGCCAAAAATGCCAAAGCCATTGCAAAAGAAATGGACTGGAATTCTAAAGAAGCAGATACTTTATTAGCTGAATTAAATACCAAATAA
- a CDS encoding GNAT family N-acetyltransferase, giving the protein MSIILRPATANDLQKILEIVNHSILHTTANYSYQTQTLDVQIKWFEDKKAKNLPVIVADLDGEVVGFGSYGQFREKIGYQYTVEHSVYVVDNIIGKGIGSKLLTELIRLAKEQGYHVMIGAIDADNAGSIAFHEKFGFVATGTIREVGYKFDHWLDLVFMQLILV; this is encoded by the coding sequence ATGAGCATTATTTTACGACCTGCAACGGCAAACGATTTACAAAAGATTCTAGAAATTGTAAATCATTCGATTTTACATACGACCGCAAATTACAGTTACCAAACCCAAACTTTGGATGTACAGATCAAATGGTTTGAAGATAAAAAAGCTAAAAATCTTCCTGTAATTGTAGCTGATTTAGATGGTGAAGTGGTTGGTTTTGGAAGTTATGGGCAGTTTAGAGAAAAAATTGGCTATCAATATACTGTGGAGCATTCTGTATATGTTGTTGACAATATTATAGGAAAAGGAATTGGCTCAAAGCTTTTAACAGAATTAATTCGTTTAGCAAAAGAACAAGGATATCATGTAATGATCGGTGCGATTGATGCTGATAACGCAGGAAGTATCGCTTTTCATGAAAAATTTGGATTTGTAGCTACAGGAACAATTCGTGAAGTAGGCTATAAATTTGATCACTGGCTGGATTTGGTTTTTATGCAGCTTATTTTAGTTTAA
- a CDS encoding glutathione peroxidase, whose product MKKVLFILFGAALLSVTGLNAQTSSNKLSKKDKTMAKETIYQFKVEDLSGDTFDFASLKGKKIMIVNTASKCGLTPQYKDLEAVYKEYKDKGFVIVGFPANNFASQEPGTAKEIETFCQQNYGVTFPMMNKVSVKGSDMCEVYKFLTEKSRNGLQDSEVEWNFQKYLINEKGELVKVIKPKTLVTEPEVINWIKS is encoded by the coding sequence ATGAAAAAAGTACTATTTATACTATTTGGAGCCGCTCTTTTATCTGTAACAGGATTAAATGCTCAAACTAGTTCAAACAAATTATCTAAAAAAGATAAAACCATGGCAAAAGAAACAATTTATCAATTTAAAGTAGAAGATCTATCTGGAGATACTTTTGACTTTGCTTCTTTAAAAGGCAAAAAAATCATGATTGTCAACACTGCTTCAAAATGCGGTTTAACACCTCAGTACAAAGATTTAGAAGCGGTTTATAAAGAGTATAAAGATAAAGGTTTCGTAATTGTTGGATTCCCTGCAAACAACTTTGCATCTCAAGAACCAGGAACGGCTAAAGAAATTGAAACTTTCTGCCAACAGAATTATGGCGTGACTTTTCCTATGATGAACAAGGTTTCTGTTAAAGGAAGCGATATGTGTGAAGTTTATAAATTCTTAACTGAGAAATCGAGAAACGGTTTACAGGATTCTGAAGTAGAATGGAATTTTCAAAAGTACTTAATCAACGAAAAAGGGGAATTGGTTAAAGTAATTAAACCAAAAACTTTAGTAACAGAACCTGAAGTTATCAATTGGATTAAAAGTTAA
- a CDS encoding RNA polymerase sigma factor: MSQEELLVLIYKKDEKAFTHLYDMYSKSLFSVIHVLIKNREEAEDVLQDVFVKIWKNIDTYNESKGRFYTWILNIARNTSIDKLRSKDYNNGQKNLSSDNFVNLLDESNKLSHKLDAIGIQEFVKKLKPKCIEIINLLFFKGYTQQEASEELAMPLGTIKTQNRNCINDLRNYLKI; this comes from the coding sequence ATGAGTCAAGAAGAACTGTTAGTTTTAATTTACAAAAAAGACGAAAAAGCTTTTACGCATTTGTACGATATGTACTCAAAAAGTCTATTTTCTGTCATTCATGTCTTAATCAAAAATCGAGAAGAAGCTGAAGATGTGCTTCAGGATGTTTTTGTCAAAATCTGGAAAAACATCGACACTTACAACGAAAGTAAAGGACGATTTTATACTTGGATACTTAATATCGCCCGAAACACTTCAATCGATAAACTTCGTTCTAAAGACTACAACAACGGTCAAAAAAACCTTTCATCAGATAATTTCGTAAATCTCTTAGACGAGAGCAATAAATTGAGTCATAAACTTGATGCAATTGGAATTCAAGAGTTTGTAAAAAAACTAAAACCAAAATGTATCGAAATAATCAATTTATTATTCTTTAAAGGATATACCCAGCAAGAAGCTTCAGAAGAATTGGCAATGCCACTGGGAACTATCAAAACTCAAAACAGAAACTGTATTAACGATTTACGTAATTATTTGAAGATATAA
- a CDS encoding anti-sigma factor — MEAQEYIESGILELYVYGLLSEKENLEIAEMAKKNPEMDQEIISIEKAVIALSSSFSPFHSVENFEKIKARLELKHGKVVDMKPASNWSQYVGWAAAVLLLLGLGYQTLELTKTKEAISTVGNEKNKIQREYAFLDQQNKQTEKNLSIVRDIKNTGVTLGGQAVSPASFAKVYWNKQTRTTYIDAAGLPTPPKGMVYQVWSLKLSPVLTPTSIGLLDNFEGNKQKIFAVEQTDSAEAFGITLEPAGGSPTPTMEQLYTLGKV, encoded by the coding sequence ATGGAAGCACAAGAATATATAGAATCAGGAATTTTAGAGCTGTATGTTTACGGTCTATTAAGTGAAAAAGAAAATCTCGAAATTGCCGAAATGGCAAAAAAGAACCCAGAAATGGATCAGGAAATTATCTCGATAGAAAAAGCTGTCATTGCGCTTTCTTCTAGCTTCTCTCCTTTCCATTCTGTAGAGAATTTCGAAAAAATTAAAGCTCGTCTTGAACTTAAACACGGAAAAGTAGTCGACATGAAACCAGCATCAAACTGGTCACAATATGTTGGCTGGGCTGCGGCAGTGCTATTGCTTTTAGGTTTAGGATATCAGACTTTAGAATTGACAAAAACAAAAGAAGCGATTTCTACTGTTGGAAATGAAAAGAATAAAATTCAGCGCGAATATGCTTTTTTAGATCAGCAGAACAAGCAAACCGAGAAAAACTTGAGCATCGTAAGAGATATTAAAAATACAGGTGTAACTCTTGGCGGACAGGCTGTTTCTCCTGCTTCTTTTGCAAAAGTATATTGGAATAAACAGACTAGAACCACTTATATTGATGCGGCAGGTTTACCAACTCCTCCAAAAGGAATGGTTTATCAGGTTTGGTCTTTGAAGTTAAGTCCTGTTCTTACGCCAACAAGTATTGGTTTATTGGATAATTTTGAAGGAAATAAACAAAAAATCTTTGCTGTAGAACAAACGGATTCTGCAGAAGCTTTCGGAATTACCTTGGAGCCAGCCGGCGGAAGTCCAACTCCAACAATGGAACAGCTTTATACTTTAGGAAAAGTTTAA
- a CDS encoding DoxX family protein has product MNANLLLRIAMAIILLTHSISGMFNNGINDFGNLFLNQIGFAPYGVFLAWSIKLSHVAAAILLLANKYIKLDGFVTIFVLIMGIILVHFKEGWFVVGGGRNGVEYNFLLIIVLMAIMYPNGFQVSNEKK; this is encoded by the coding sequence ATGAATGCAAACTTACTCTTGAGAATCGCTATGGCGATTATTCTCCTCACCCATTCTATTTCCGGAATGTTTAATAACGGCATTAATGATTTTGGAAATCTTTTCCTCAACCAAATTGGTTTTGCCCCGTATGGTGTATTCCTCGCTTGGAGCATCAAATTATCTCATGTTGCTGCAGCAATACTTTTATTAGCTAATAAATATATTAAACTTGATGGCTTTGTTACCATTTTCGTTCTTATAATGGGAATCATTCTAGTGCACTTTAAAGAAGGTTGGTTTGTTGTTGGCGGCGGAAGAAATGGTGTTGAGTATAATTTTCTACTGATAATAGTTCTAATGGCAATTATGTATCCTAACGGTTTTCAAGTAAGTAATGAAAAAAAATAA
- a CDS encoding DUF3667 domain-containing protein, with product MEIICKNCHQIFKGHYCNNCGQPAETHKINAHFLWHDIQHGLLHFDKGILYSLKQLFTRPGHSIREFIEGKRVHHFKPLSLVVVLATLYGLLYHFFHINTFEAAKTSDIDSDYLNEWFATHFSWVTVASIPIYTIGTYLVFRKQGYNFVEFFVLNTFKAAQRISVQLLTMPVLIFLNHTSHIKQYNNIMYVIGIVLIFWTNIQFFNKMSKIKAFFLTLLSHLIFLICFFLITAIILLLFGKL from the coding sequence ATGGAAATCATTTGCAAAAATTGTCATCAGATTTTTAAAGGTCATTATTGCAACAACTGCGGTCAGCCTGCAGAAACGCACAAAATAAATGCTCATTTTTTATGGCATGATATTCAGCATGGTTTATTGCATTTTGATAAAGGTATTTTGTATTCTTTGAAACAATTATTTACCAGACCTGGGCATTCTATTCGTGAATTTATTGAGGGAAAAAGAGTTCATCATTTTAAGCCTTTATCTTTGGTTGTAGTTCTCGCAACACTTTATGGTCTTTTATATCATTTCTTTCATATTAATACTTTTGAAGCAGCAAAGACTTCAGATATCGATTCTGATTATTTAAACGAATGGTTTGCTACCCATTTTTCTTGGGTCACAGTGGCGTCAATTCCTATCTATACTATTGGCACCTATCTTGTTTTTAGAAAACAGGGATATAATTTTGTTGAATTTTTTGTACTCAATACTTTTAAGGCGGCTCAAAGAATATCTGTACAATTACTAACAATGCCTGTATTGATTTTTCTAAATCATACCTCGCACATAAAACAGTACAACAATATAATGTATGTTATTGGCATTGTTTTGATCTTTTGGACAAACATTCAGTTTTTTAATAAAATGTCTAAAATCAAAGCTTTTTTCTTAACGCTGTTGAGTCATCTTATTTTTCTAATTTGCTTTTTCCTAATAACCGCTATTATACTTCTCCTCTTTGGTAAACTTTAA